One Natronolimnobius sp. AArcel1 DNA window includes the following coding sequences:
- a CDS encoding LUD domain-containing protein — MSAIDDFSSAATAAGASVQRVSRTAATETLKELTEQPAVGVPLEIEDVSLPDDLETAPDEQTLRAARTGITASPLGIESLGSVVIPSSDDGTGPISLFPERQIAVVERTNIVADVESAFARLAKRYQTGANDAVIVTGPSSTGDMGALVTGVHGPAELHIVVIDDE, encoded by the coding sequence ATGAGCGCGATTGATGACTTCTCGAGCGCCGCAACTGCGGCCGGTGCCTCCGTACAGAGGGTTTCGAGAACGGCTGCAACGGAGACCCTCAAGGAACTGACTGAACAGCCGGCGGTCGGTGTTCCGCTCGAAATCGAGGACGTGTCATTGCCAGACGACCTCGAGACGGCACCGGATGAACAAACGTTGCGGGCCGCTCGAACCGGAATCACTGCGTCACCACTTGGTATCGAATCACTTGGGAGCGTTGTGATCCCGTCTTCGGATGACGGTACTGGCCCGATCAGTCTCTTTCCGGAGCGACAAATTGCCGTCGTCGAGCGCACAAATATCGTCGCTGATGTCGAATCCGCGTTCGCCAGGCTCGCCAAGCGGTACCAAACTGGCGCGAATGACGCCGTCATTGTCACTGGCCCAAGTTCGACTGGTGACATGGGTGCGCTGGTAACCGGTGTTCACGGTCCTGCAGAACTCCACATTGTGGTGATCGACGATGAGTAG
- a CDS encoding IclR family transcriptional regulator, translated as MTNRNSSSIQSVEHSLRIVTCLREHGPIGVSALAERVDMPKSTVYVHLQTLRNNGYAIQIDGTYDLGLRFLETGSIVRRRNNVYRAAREEVDQLATDVEEAANLGVEQDGKRVILYKAELGEAIYDNTSTGEFTYMHWTAIGKSLLANFSSDRVEEIIDQHGLPQATDQTITEREQLFNELEQIRERGFAVENEEHRNGLVAIAVPIFDTDSDTVVGALSVSGPRQRLVDTADETEIKSEIINAVRNRANVAELRYNHY; from the coding sequence ATGACAAACCGAAACAGTTCGTCCATTCAATCGGTCGAACACTCATTGCGAATCGTGACCTGCCTTCGTGAGCACGGTCCAATCGGAGTTTCAGCTCTCGCAGAACGTGTCGATATGCCAAAAAGCACTGTCTACGTCCACCTCCAGACACTGCGAAACAACGGATACGCAATTCAAATAGACGGAACGTATGATCTTGGACTTCGCTTTCTCGAGACAGGGAGCATTGTTCGTCGCCGAAACAACGTTTATCGGGCTGCTCGAGAAGAGGTTGATCAGCTTGCGACTGATGTCGAGGAGGCGGCAAATCTCGGTGTTGAACAGGACGGAAAGCGAGTTATCCTGTACAAGGCAGAGTTAGGAGAGGCGATTTACGATAATACGTCGACGGGTGAGTTCACGTACATGCACTGGACTGCAATCGGAAAGTCGTTACTCGCGAACTTCTCATCAGATCGGGTTGAGGAAATCATCGACCAACACGGCTTGCCACAGGCAACGGATCAGACGATCACCGAGCGCGAACAGCTGTTCAACGAGCTTGAACAGATTCGTGAACGCGGCTTCGCTGTTGAAAATGAAGAGCATCGAAACGGATTGGTTGCCATTGCGGTTCCCATCTTTGATACGGACTCGGACACTGTCGTTGGCGCACTGTCCGTTTCAGGCCCGCGCCAACGACTCGTCGATACTGCTGATGAAACCGAGATCAAATCAGAGATCATCAATGCAGTCAGGAACCGTGCAAACGTCGCCGAACTTCGGTACAATCACTACTGA
- a CDS encoding NADP-dependent malic enzyme — translation MTLEDDSLEYHAARPPGKLETTTTKPTNTQRELSLAYSPGVAGPCREIASDPDAAYQYTVKGNLVGVVSNGSAVLGLGDIGAQASKPVMEGKGVLFKRFADIDVFDIELDHEDPEAFVESVAGMEPTFGGINLEDIKAPECFTIESQLRERMDVPVFHDDQHGTAIISGAALLNATEVSGKDLADLEVTFAGAGAAAVASARFYVSLGVKQENITMVDIDGILTTERAEDGDLNAYNREFARDAPEGGLEEAMVDADVFVGLAAGDIVSQEMVRSMADNPIIFAMANPTPEISYDAAKAARDDTVIMATGRSDYPNQVNNVLGFPFIFRGALDVRATEINEAMKVAAAEALAALAKEDVPDAVRKAYGDQPLQFGSEYIIPKPMDPRVLFEVAPAVANAAIDSGVARTDLEVDTYVEDLEARLGKSREMMRVVLNKAQSDPQRVALAEGHNEKIVRAAYQLEEQGIAEPVLIGNEERIKRIATELGLEFEPAVVDPKGGSYDEYVDALYERRRRKGITRREAAELIEDSNYFASVMVEQGDADAMLTGLTHHYPSALRPLLQVIGTADDVDYAAGVYMLTFKNRVVFLADATVNQDPDAETLAEVTRHTADIARRFDVEPRAALLSYSDFGSVDNEGTRKPRRAAELLRTDSEVEFPVDGEMQADTAVVEETLQGTYEFANLEKPANVLVMPNLEAGNITYKLLQRLGGAEAVGPMLTGMAEPVHVLQRDDEVKDIVNLAAVASVEAQQSSQ, via the coding sequence ATGACTCTTGAAGACGATTCCCTCGAGTACCACGCGGCGCGCCCGCCAGGAAAACTCGAGACAACGACGACGAAGCCGACGAACACCCAGCGCGAGTTGAGTCTCGCGTACTCGCCGGGTGTCGCGGGCCCGTGTCGTGAAATTGCGTCGGATCCGGATGCGGCCTACCAGTACACCGTCAAAGGGAACCTGGTCGGTGTCGTTTCGAACGGCTCTGCGGTGCTTGGACTTGGAGATATCGGCGCACAGGCATCGAAACCCGTCATGGAAGGCAAAGGCGTCCTCTTCAAGCGATTTGCAGATATCGACGTCTTCGATATCGAACTCGACCACGAGGACCCAGAGGCCTTCGTCGAGTCTGTCGCAGGGATGGAGCCGACATTCGGCGGAATCAACTTAGAGGATATCAAAGCGCCCGAGTGTTTTACCATCGAAAGCCAGCTACGCGAGCGTATGGACGTGCCGGTCTTTCACGACGACCAGCACGGCACCGCGATCATCAGCGGCGCGGCGCTGTTGAACGCCACCGAAGTTAGTGGCAAGGACCTCGCTGACCTCGAGGTGACGTTCGCCGGCGCTGGCGCTGCCGCAGTCGCATCCGCGCGGTTCTACGTCTCGCTCGGTGTCAAGCAAGAGAACATCACGATGGTCGACATCGACGGGATTCTGACGACCGAGCGGGCCGAGGATGGCGATCTGAACGCCTACAACCGAGAGTTCGCTCGCGACGCTCCCGAGGGTGGACTCGAGGAGGCGATGGTCGACGCGGACGTGTTCGTCGGGCTTGCAGCGGGCGATATCGTTAGCCAGGAGATGGTCCGGTCGATGGCGGACAATCCGATCATCTTCGCGATGGCGAATCCAACGCCCGAAATCAGCTACGACGCGGCGAAAGCGGCGCGCGACGATACCGTCATCATGGCGACTGGGCGCTCTGACTACCCGAATCAGGTCAACAACGTTCTCGGCTTCCCGTTCATCTTCCGTGGCGCGCTCGACGTGCGCGCGACCGAGATCAACGAGGCCATGAAAGTCGCCGCCGCCGAGGCGCTCGCGGCACTCGCAAAAGAGGACGTGCCAGACGCCGTCCGCAAGGCCTACGGCGACCAGCCCCTGCAGTTCGGCTCCGAGTACATCATCCCGAAGCCGATGGACCCGCGCGTGCTCTTCGAGGTCGCGCCAGCGGTCGCAAACGCCGCCATCGACAGCGGCGTCGCCCGAACCGATCTCGAGGTCGACACCTACGTTGAGGATCTCGAGGCCCGACTCGGAAAGTCCCGCGAGATGATGCGCGTCGTGCTCAACAAAGCCCAGAGCGATCCACAGCGCGTTGCACTCGCGGAGGGCCACAACGAGAAGATCGTCCGCGCGGCCTACCAACTCGAGGAACAAGGCATCGCCGAACCGGTGCTGATCGGCAACGAAGAGCGAATCAAACGCATCGCCACGGAACTCGGCCTCGAGTTCGAGCCGGCCGTGGTCGACCCGAAAGGCGGGTCGTACGACGAGTACGTCGATGCGCTCTACGAGCGACGCCGACGAAAAGGAATCACTCGCCGCGAGGCCGCGGAGTTGATCGAGGACAGCAACTACTTCGCTTCGGTGATGGTCGAACAGGGCGACGCCGACGCGATGCTGACCGGACTGACCCATCACTACCCCTCCGCACTGCGCCCGCTCCTGCAGGTCATCGGCACCGCAGACGACGTCGACTACGCCGCTGGCGTCTACATGCTGACGTTCAAGAACCGCGTCGTCTTCCTCGCGGACGCGACGGTTAACCAGGATCCCGATGCCGAAACGCTCGCGGAAGTCACCCGCCACACGGCCGATATCGCCCGGCGGTTCGACGTCGAGCCACGCGCCGCCTTGCTGTCGTACTCCGATTTCGGCAGCGTCGACAACGAGGGAACCCGCAAGCCACGGCGCGCAGCAGAGTTGCTTCGCACCGACTCGGAAGTTGAGTTCCCCGTCGACGGAGAGATGCAAGCGGACACTGCCGTCGTCGAGGAAACCCTACAGGGAACCTACGAATTCGCCAACCTCGAGAAGCCGGCGAACGTGTTGGTCATGCCGAATCTCGAGGCGGGCAACATTACCTACAAACTGCTCCAGCGACTCGGCGGCGCGGAAGCGGTCGGCCCAATGCTGACGGGAATGGCAGAACCGGTCCACGTCCTCCAGCGTGATGATGAAGTCAAAGACATCGTAAATCTGGCAGCTGTCGCATCGGTCGAAGCCCAGCAATCCTCGCAGTAG
- a CDS encoding glycerate kinase — MTDLRCHRRDAICQSAAHEVALECLLAGIRAAQPSARVAETLSVNDGTLTVETDEVSEYDLEAYDDVVVLGGGNAAAQFASALEDELGEWLTGGVVVTDDPAETSIVNVHAGDHPIPSDDGVAGTERVLKAADACGEDDLVLATITGGGSALLAAPAPGLALLDLQAVTNELLACGATIDEINAVRKHCSAIKGGHLARAVAPASLVTLVLSDVVGDNLSVIASGPTVPDDSTYRDALGVLERYDLSVPQAVWDHLEAGANDERPETPTATDPVFDRTHTHVLGNGRTALEAARESALEAGYEPLILASGVRGEAREAALTHVAIAEECRKTGLPVTPPAVLLSGGETTVTLGDDPGAGGPNQEFVLSGALALEDEEIVVSSVDTDGIDGATDVAGAIADGSTIPEQAGRDALERNDALSVLEEASAVIRTGPSGTNVNDLRAIVVEPSE; from the coding sequence ATGACCGATCTCCGCTGTCATCGCCGAGATGCCATCTGCCAAAGTGCGGCCCACGAGGTCGCACTCGAGTGCCTGCTCGCTGGCATTCGAGCCGCACAGCCGTCCGCTCGAGTCGCCGAGACGCTCTCGGTCAACGACGGAACGCTCACCGTCGAGACTGACGAGGTGAGCGAGTACGATCTCGAGGCGTACGATGACGTGGTCGTGCTCGGCGGCGGAAACGCCGCAGCGCAGTTCGCCTCGGCGCTCGAGGACGAACTCGGCGAGTGGCTCACCGGCGGGGTGGTCGTCACGGATGATCCAGCCGAGACGAGCATCGTCAACGTGCACGCGGGCGACCATCCGATTCCGAGCGACGACGGCGTGGCGGGCACGGAGCGCGTCCTCAAGGCTGCAGACGCGTGCGGGGAGGACGACCTCGTGCTGGCGACGATTACAGGCGGCGGGAGCGCACTGCTTGCAGCCCCCGCACCAGGGCTGGCGCTGTTGGACCTGCAAGCCGTCACCAACGAACTGCTGGCCTGTGGCGCCACAATCGACGAGATCAACGCCGTCAGAAAACACTGCTCGGCGATCAAGGGCGGCCACCTCGCTCGCGCTGTGGCACCAGCATCCCTCGTGACGCTCGTCCTGAGCGATGTCGTTGGCGACAATCTGAGCGTCATCGCCAGCGGCCCGACCGTTCCCGACGACTCGACGTACCGCGACGCGCTCGGCGTCCTCGAGCGCTACGACCTGTCCGTCCCACAGGCCGTCTGGGACCATCTCGAGGCAGGCGCGAACGACGAGCGACCGGAAACACCCACGGCAACAGACCCGGTGTTCGACCGCACCCACACGCACGTTCTCGGCAACGGCCGAACGGCACTCGAGGCAGCCCGCGAAAGCGCACTCGAGGCTGGCTACGAGCCACTGATACTTGCCTCGGGTGTTCGTGGCGAGGCTCGAGAGGCCGCACTGACACACGTCGCGATTGCAGAAGAATGCCGTAAAACGGGGTTACCAGTCACCCCGCCAGCGGTCTTGCTTTCGGGCGGCGAAACGACGGTCACGCTCGGCGACGACCCCGGTGCGGGTGGCCCGAATCAGGAGTTCGTCCTGAGCGGTGCGCTCGCACTTGAGGACGAGGAGATCGTCGTCTCGAGCGTCGATACGGACGGCATCGACGGCGCGACCGATGTCGCCGGAGCAATTGCAGACGGGTCGACAATTCCCGAACAGGCGGGCCGCGATGCACTCGAGCGAAACGACGCACTATCGGTGCTCGAGGAGGCAAGTGCCGTGATTCGCACAGGCCCGAGCGGGACGAACGTTAACGATCTGCGGGCAATCGTCGTCGAGCCGTCGGAGTAA
- the pdxA gene encoding 4-hydroxythreonine-4-phosphate dehydrogenase PdxA, with translation MTASDRPTVAVTMGDPAGVGSEIIVAAYERLCDVANPIVIGDASVLEQALDVCDSDLEIAPVDAVSDASFDPTTIPVLDLGAVDGDALEYGVVREEYGEASLAYIERAIELALAGEIDAMATAPINKQATRLAGSEYAGHTGMLADYTDTENYSMMLVEDDLIVTHVSTHVPLREACELVTTETVLETIRVTDAGLRDLGIGDPEIAVAGLNPHASDGGLLGDKDDAEIRPAVEAAREEGIDAQGPESPDTVYVQAARGNYDCVVSMYHDQGHIPIKTLGFSSDDAVSGVNVTIGLPIVRTSVDHGTAFDIAGEGVASEASLIDAVEIAADMARRRSDHEQIAE, from the coding sequence ATGACTGCGAGTGACCGGCCGACTGTCGCGGTAACGATGGGTGACCCCGCGGGCGTCGGCAGCGAGATCATCGTCGCCGCCTACGAACGGCTGTGTGACGTAGCGAATCCCATCGTCATCGGCGATGCGAGTGTCTTAGAACAGGCACTGGACGTGTGCGACAGCGACCTCGAGATTGCGCCTGTCGACGCCGTTTCTGACGCGTCGTTCGATCCGACCACGATTCCGGTTCTCGATCTCGGCGCTGTCGACGGCGACGCCCTCGAGTACGGTGTTGTTCGCGAGGAGTACGGCGAGGCGAGTCTCGCATATATCGAGCGCGCGATCGAACTCGCACTCGCAGGCGAGATCGACGCGATGGCGACAGCGCCCATCAACAAACAGGCGACTCGCCTCGCGGGTAGCGAGTACGCCGGTCACACGGGGATGCTGGCCGATTACACAGACACCGAGAATTACTCGATGATGCTGGTCGAAGACGACCTGATCGTTACCCACGTCAGCACGCACGTCCCGCTGCGGGAGGCCTGCGAACTGGTTACAACTGAAACCGTCCTTGAGACGATCCGCGTCACCGACGCCGGTCTGCGAGATCTGGGTATCGGCGACCCGGAAATCGCCGTTGCCGGCCTCAATCCACACGCGAGCGATGGCGGCTTGCTCGGCGACAAAGACGACGCCGAAATCCGACCAGCCGTCGAGGCGGCCCGTGAGGAGGGCATCGACGCACAGGGTCCGGAATCGCCCGACACTGTCTATGTGCAGGCTGCTCGCGGTAACTACGACTGCGTCGTCTCGATGTACCACGATCAGGGCCACATCCCAATCAAAACGCTCGGCTTCTCGAGCGACGACGCCGTTTCCGGTGTCAACGTCACGATTGGACTCCCAATTGTTCGGACGAGCGTCGACCACGGCACCGCCTTCGACATCGCTGGCGAGGGCGTTGCCTCCGAAGCAAGCCTGATCGACGCCGTCGAGATTGCTGCAGACATGGCTCGGCGGCGAAGCGACCACGAGCAAATAGCAGAGTGA
- a CDS encoding four-carbon acid sugar kinase family protein, whose translation MERALVVADDYTGAMDTGLGFAANGRSVQVVLAGPDSSGLERPGAVETDPDVLVVDADTRALEQKTAGATVSRLLADTPSIVYKKVDSTLRGNVASEVTAAVDAIDASIAVVAPAFPATGRLTANGIQFVDGIPLAQAGYGVESSTVKSQLEASPYDCEPLSIDTVAAGSDAIRTTLEATLSGEPTLVTCDALHERHLESIVTAAQSLEETVLFVGSGGLASALAVPQSGDSPALESPTGDVLGVVGSINERTLEQLGAVSDNRIVRIDPAKAVTDPHTAGTAAAEAIRNRLEAHGEAVVTSALESADVDKAREAAAAADCTDDPGDRISTALATAAAETARLAPLAGLFLTGGSVARSTLERLDVTTIELTGASVGDGIPVGYLVDGDLAGSRVITKAGGFGTEKSIVNCLTALAERNDCE comes from the coding sequence ATGGAACGCGCGCTCGTCGTTGCAGACGACTATACCGGCGCGATGGACACCGGACTAGGGTTCGCCGCAAACGGCCGGTCGGTACAGGTCGTTCTCGCCGGTCCGGACTCGAGCGGGCTCGAGCGCCCTGGCGCTGTCGAGACCGATCCGGACGTGCTCGTTGTGGACGCAGACACGCGCGCACTCGAGCAGAAAACGGCGGGTGCGACTGTCTCTCGCCTGCTCGCAGATACACCTTCGATCGTCTACAAAAAAGTCGACTCGACGCTGCGGGGCAACGTGGCGAGCGAGGTGACCGCTGCGGTCGACGCGATCGATGCCTCGATTGCCGTCGTCGCCCCCGCGTTTCCCGCGACGGGCCGTCTCACCGCAAACGGCATCCAGTTCGTCGATGGCATCCCGCTTGCACAGGCGGGCTACGGCGTCGAATCGTCCACGGTCAAGTCTCAACTCGAGGCGTCACCGTACGACTGTGAGCCGCTGTCTATCGACACTGTCGCCGCTGGGAGCGATGCGATCCGAACGACTCTCGAGGCTACACTCTCCGGCGAACCGACGCTCGTCACCTGTGACGCCCTCCACGAGCGACATCTCGAGTCGATTGTGACCGCAGCCCAGTCACTCGAGGAAACGGTGCTGTTCGTCGGTAGCGGCGGTTTAGCGAGCGCATTGGCGGTCCCGCAGTCTGGGGACTCACCCGCGCTCGAGTCGCCCACCGGCGATGTCCTCGGCGTCGTCGGCAGCATCAATGAGCGCACGCTCGAGCAACTCGGTGCCGTCTCCGACAATCGAATCGTCCGCATCGACCCCGCCAAGGCTGTCACTGATCCGCACACGGCAGGGACGGCCGCGGCCGAAGCAATCCGCAACCGGCTCGAGGCACACGGCGAGGCAGTCGTGACGAGCGCGCTCGAGTCAGCAGACGTCGACAAAGCTCGCGAGGCTGCAGCAGCGGCCGACTGCACGGACGATCCGGGCGATCGAATCAGCACGGCGCTTGCGACGGCAGCCGCTGAAACCGCTCGTCTGGCACCGCTCGCTGGACTGTTTCTCACCGGCGGCTCGGTCGCTCGATCGACACTCGAGCGCCTCGATGTGACGACGATCGAACTCACGGGAGCGTCAGTCGGTGACGGCATTCCGGTTGGCTACCTCGTCGATGGCGACCTCGCGGGGTCGCGAGTCATCACGAAAGCCGGCGGCTTCGGCACGGAGAAGAGTATCGTTAACTGTCTCACAGCGCTAGCCGAGCGCAATGACTGCGAGTGA
- the rdfA gene encoding rod-determining factor RdfA, translated as MTQTTPDEASEACGCKVGRIAGKYDLIDLNDDLVRYWTDRTEDRYSTRDLAEHVNQRVLEAALDEAGLQYKDGEVENTYRLLTSDDVSSGTRVQTRKELERDSVPVETVERDFISHQTVYNHLTDCLEAELEEPSDAEKLERSRDKLGALRNRTAAVTEDTVAQLERGDVLDIGEFNVLVNVTVTCEDCKTQYTIRDLLDQGSCDCQSAD; from the coding sequence GTGACTCAGACGACGCCCGACGAAGCGAGCGAGGCCTGTGGCTGTAAGGTCGGCCGGATCGCCGGGAAATACGATCTCATCGACCTCAACGACGACCTCGTCCGTTACTGGACTGACCGCACGGAGGATCGGTATAGCACCCGCGACCTGGCTGAACACGTCAACCAGCGCGTCCTGGAGGCCGCACTCGACGAGGCCGGCTTGCAGTACAAAGACGGAGAGGTCGAAAACACCTACCGGCTCCTGACGAGCGACGACGTCAGCAGCGGGACACGCGTCCAGACGCGCAAGGAACTCGAGCGAGATTCGGTCCCCGTCGAAACCGTCGAGCGCGATTTTATCTCCCATCAGACGGTCTATAACCACCTCACAGACTGTCTCGAGGCCGAACTCGAAGAGCCAAGCGATGCGGAGAAACTCGAGCGAAGCCGCGATAAACTTGGTGCGCTTCGCAACCGAACCGCAGCGGTGACTGAGGATACGGTTGCCCAACTCGAGCGTGGTGACGTCCTCGATATCGGCGAGTTCAACGTGCTCGTCAACGTGACCGTGACGTGTGAGGACTGTAAGACCCAGTACACGATTCGGGACTTGCTCGACCAAGGCAGCTGTGACTGCCAGTCTGCAGACTGA
- a CDS encoding Vms1/Ankzf1 family peptidyl-tRNA hydrolase: MSMAHYELHDRLERLAAASADQDILVTLAVPPDDSIGEARQPVETDYAEASQLDEQSLPTPLVDSLESVRSALTEYDEIPENGLAIYAGAVDGEQLLTVFDDLPIAIEESIYEHANEFDLSPLEDVTEPDSTYGLLVVERGGAALGWLDETGVEPIDSFDSDVPGKSSAGGQSAERFERDRERQKRDFFDTVAERATLEFVDEGAHAVLLGGTTGTVETFREETDLDHRLEDLLEGEFAVEYATEQGLRQLAETGQQAIDERDRRDARDALEDFFAGVRDDDEAVAYGYDEVDDALEYDAVDRLLLSTGLEEQRLQPLGDRTAEQGGDTVVVPDDFADGERFLEAFDGIAALLRFPID; the protein is encoded by the coding sequence ATGTCGATGGCTCACTACGAACTTCACGACCGACTCGAGCGCCTTGCTGCGGCCAGCGCCGACCAAGATATTCTCGTCACACTTGCCGTGCCACCTGACGACTCCATCGGTGAGGCTCGCCAGCCCGTCGAGACGGACTACGCCGAAGCCTCCCAACTCGACGAGCAATCGCTTCCCACACCGCTCGTCGACTCCCTCGAGAGCGTCCGCAGCGCGCTCACCGAGTACGACGAGATCCCCGAAAACGGCCTCGCAATCTACGCCGGGGCTGTCGACGGCGAGCAACTGCTCACAGTTTTCGACGATCTCCCAATTGCGATCGAGGAGTCGATCTACGAGCACGCAAACGAGTTCGACCTTTCGCCACTCGAGGACGTGACCGAACCCGATTCGACGTACGGACTGCTCGTCGTCGAACGCGGCGGTGCAGCCCTTGGTTGGCTCGATGAGACCGGTGTCGAACCGATCGATAGCTTCGACAGCGACGTGCCAGGCAAATCAAGCGCCGGTGGCCAGTCCGCTGAACGCTTCGAACGCGACCGCGAACGCCAAAAGCGCGACTTCTTCGATACCGTCGCTGAACGCGCCACACTCGAGTTCGTTGATGAAGGCGCCCACGCCGTCCTTCTCGGTGGGACGACTGGAACGGTTGAAACCTTCCGCGAAGAAACCGACCTCGATCACCGACTCGAGGACCTGCTCGAGGGCGAATTCGCCGTCGAATACGCCACTGAACAGGGGCTTCGCCAACTCGCCGAAACGGGCCAGCAGGCGATTGACGAGCGAGACCGCCGTGACGCTCGTGACGCACTCGAGGACTTTTTCGCAGGCGTTCGTGACGATGACGAGGCCGTCGCCTACGGCTACGACGAGGTTGACGATGCCCTCGAGTATGATGCCGTTGACCGACTACTGCTCTCGACCGGCCTCGAAGAGCAGCGACTCCAGCCACTTGGCGACCGAACGGCTGAGCAAGGCGGCGACACGGTCGTCGTGCCCGATGACTTCGCCGACGGCGAGCGCTTCCTCGAGGCCTTCGACGGGATTGCTGCGCTGTTGCGGTTTCCGATCGACTGA
- a CDS encoding DMT family transporter, giving the protein MDRRAAIFFALSSLFFGGTFVAAKAGLEYFPPLLFVALRFDVAAVLLGGYVLLTSSREELLPSTRGDFIGILATGGLVIGLANALLFVGQQYATSAVGAIVFSLNPILTPVFAAVLLSNERLSPRGAVGMGLGLVGVILVVSPDAASLVGGDAVGRAILFAGAVSAALGAVLIRRANATLSSTVRIAWGLPLAAALSHGLSAFAGESFSAISWTTEALLALGYVSVFAGVLAYLAYFALLDSSGAIQANLVFYVVPVVSTLGGWALLGEQLAASALVGFLIIFAGFAILGTASVDLRTRVPTCLYEYDLSACLPATIQSLSDDHARLEQESRHSSE; this is encoded by the coding sequence ATGGATCGACGAGCAGCCATCTTCTTCGCCCTCTCGAGTCTCTTTTTTGGTGGGACGTTCGTCGCCGCAAAGGCTGGACTCGAGTACTTCCCGCCGTTGTTGTTCGTTGCGCTTCGATTCGACGTTGCAGCGGTACTGTTGGGCGGCTACGTACTCTTGACGTCCTCGCGCGAGGAACTGCTGCCCTCCACGCGGGGCGATTTCATCGGTATCCTCGCAACAGGGGGCCTCGTTATCGGGTTGGCAAACGCGCTCTTATTTGTCGGCCAGCAGTATGCGACGAGCGCCGTCGGCGCAATCGTCTTCAGCCTCAACCCAATCTTGACGCCGGTCTTTGCTGCCGTCCTCCTTTCGAACGAACGCCTCTCTCCCCGCGGCGCGGTCGGAATGGGACTCGGACTTGTCGGCGTTATCCTCGTGGTCAGTCCCGACGCCGCAAGCCTCGTCGGCGGTGACGCCGTTGGCCGAGCGATTCTCTTTGCCGGCGCAGTCAGCGCCGCACTTGGTGCCGTTCTCATCCGCCGCGCCAACGCGACGCTCTCGAGTACGGTTCGTATCGCCTGGGGGCTGCCACTTGCCGCGGCCCTCTCACACGGTCTCTCGGCGTTTGCCGGCGAGTCGTTCAGTGCAATTTCCTGGACAACGGAGGCACTTCTCGCGCTTGGCTACGTCAGCGTCTTCGCCGGTGTGCTCGCCTATCTTGCGTACTTCGCACTGCTCGACTCGAGCGGGGCGATTCAGGCAAATCTGGTCTTCTATGTTGTGCCAGTCGTCTCGACGCTCGGTGGCTGGGCGCTGCTTGGCGAACAACTCGCCGCCAGCGCCCTCGTTGGTTTCCTGATCATCTTCGCTGGCTTCGCCATCCTCGGAACCGCGTCGGTGGATCTGCGGACGCGAGTCCCCACGTGTCTCTACGAATACGATCTCTCTGCGTGTCTCCCGGCGACGATCCAGTCACTGTCGGACGACCACGCGAGACTCGAGCAAGAGTCACGTCACTCATCCGAGTAA
- a CDS encoding winged helix-turn-helix domain-containing protein: MEPSEASLEEIEFLSLSPNRVAVLGLLAEESHTRTELAGETGASQATLGRILSDFADRSWITRAGSEYRATATGCLVAAGFDDLQTILETERKLRTIVEYLPSEEFEFDIRRLSDATITLPTQTRPNAPLQRLLSLLREGERVRAVSHAFNEQTLTVVRERTGADVQTFEGVFSQDAIDALEADPSLRSPFRTLLENERATVRTRQEGVPIAAMVIDETAYLLLRDDHGVLRAAVDTDDDAVRSWAHERFEAYWADATPLEAGDLSSSTPE, encoded by the coding sequence ATGGAACCGTCGGAGGCGTCACTCGAGGAGATCGAGTTTCTCTCACTCTCGCCAAATCGGGTTGCAGTTCTCGGGTTACTCGCCGAGGAGAGCCATACGCGAACCGAACTGGCCGGTGAAACTGGCGCATCACAGGCGACGCTCGGGCGCATTCTCAGCGATTTCGCTGACCGCTCGTGGATCACGCGGGCCGGCAGCGAGTATCGGGCAACGGCAACCGGCTGCCTTGTCGCTGCCGGATTCGACGATTTACAAACAATTCTCGAGACCGAGCGCAAGCTGCGGACGATCGTCGAGTATCTGCCGAGCGAGGAGTTCGAGTTCGACATTCGGCGACTCTCGGACGCGACGATTACGCTCCCGACGCAGACGCGGCCGAACGCGCCGTTACAACGGTTGCTGTCGTTGCTGCGCGAGGGGGAGCGCGTCCGCGCTGTCTCACACGCGTTTAACGAACAGACTCTCACTGTGGTCCGCGAGCGCACCGGCGCCGACGTGCAAACGTTCGAGGGCGTCTTCTCACAGGATGCAATCGATGCACTCGAGGCAGACCCCTCTCTGCGGTCCCCGTTTCGAACCCTCCTCGAGAACGAGCGGGCGACGGTTCGTACTCGGCAGGAAGGCGTTCCGATCGCAGCGATGGTTATCGACGAAACCGCTTACTTGCTACTGCGAGACGACCATGGCGTGTTGCGGGCCGCAGTCGACACTGACGACGACGCGGTCCGGTCGTGGGCACACGAGCGATTCGAAGCGTACTGGGCGGATGCAACACCGCTCGAGGCTGGCGATCTTTCGTCGTCAACACCCGAATAG